ATAAGCTTCATTTCTGGAATCAGCACCCGATAGGATATTCATGTATTGATTAAAACCTTCATCCATCCAACCGTATCGCGTTTCATTGGTACCCAACATCATAGGCCACCATTGATGTGCAGTTTCATGATCTGCAGCTCCTTGGTTTGAATTGATAACCATAGGATATTCCATCCCTGCACTTGGACCATCCTGAAGTGTTAACTGAGGAAAAGGGTAAGGAGCCCATAACTCAGAGTAAAATTCCATTGCATGTCTGGTTTTCTCTGCTGCTTGTTCAAAATACCTTGCTCTCTCAGGAATGAACACCATGTAAATAGGCACATAGCCTTTGCCGGGGATATTGGCTCTCGTTCCTTTCCAGATAAATTTATTGGATGTAGCCCAGGCAAAATCATTTACTTTATCAGCTACAAAATGCCAGGTCTTCTCGCCTCCACTTTGCGTTTTAGGGTCATTTTCACCTACAATCGTTAGTTCCTCATCTGATTCAAGAACTTTAGAATACTGATCCAAAGCTTTATCAGTCAACAGCTCTTCTGGGTTTTGAAGGACACCTGTCCCTGTTACAATCCAACCCTCAGGCATAGTAATGGAAACATCAAATTTCCCGAAATTATTGAAGAATTCGGCTGGCCCTAAGTACACACTTGTTTCCCAGCCTCTCAGATCATCATATTTTGCTAATCTAGGAAACCACTGAGTTGGCTGAAATAAAGTGCTGTCAAATCTCTGAGTCATTCTATGACCTCTACCACCATCTCCTCCTGGTAATTTGGTATGCCAATCGATCTCTAATTCAACACTTGTCCCTGCTTTGATTGGGTCCACCAATGAAATTGTCGCTACTGTTTGGGTAAGTCCATAAGCCCTTAAAGCCGGAGGATCATTCCTCCTACGAGGAGCAGCCTTTAAGTCTACTTCTTCCCCTCCTACGGTAATTCTGGTGACAATCATTCCTTCTGTTTGCTCTGCTGGCACAGAGGACCCTCGTGGTACATCAGCACGAAAAATATTATGGTCCAACCTGAGAACAATCGCTTCCAAATCATCTTTGCTATTGTTATGTACCATGATTTTTTCCGATCCAGTGATCGTTTGAGTAGATGGATCAAGGCTCGCATTAATAGTAAAGTCTGTCTCCATCTGCCAATAATTAGGTCCAGGTTTACCAGTAAAATCTCTGGTTCCCTCAGCAAATGCCTTGCGTATGGAATTAGTCATAGGCACATCTT
Above is a window of Algoriphagus machipongonensis DNA encoding:
- a CDS encoding M1 family metallopeptidase, with amino-acid sequence MRKTLLFLLLSTSFCFAQKEELKPLRTSIETDTRAIRQDVPMTNSIRKAFAEGTRDFTGKPGPNYWQMETDFTINASLDPSTQTITGSEKIMVHNNSKDDLEAIVLRLDHNIFRADVPRGSSVPAEQTEGMIVTRITVGGEEVDLKAAPRRRNDPPALRAYGLTQTVATISLVDPIKAGTSVELEIDWHTKLPGGDGGRGHRMTQRFDSTLFQPTQWFPRLAKYDDLRGWETSVYLGPAEFFNNFGKFDVSITMPEGWIVTGTGVLQNPEELLTDKALDQYSKVLESDEELTIVGENDPKTQSGGEKTWHFVADKVNDFAWATSNKFIWKGTRANIPGKGYVPIYMVFIPERARYFEQAAEKTRHAMEFYSELWAPYPFPQLTLQDGPSAGMEYPMVINSNQGAADHETAHQWWPMMLGTNETRYGWMDEGFNQYMNILSGADSRNEAYDLDGLGQRYGRISGSEDEAPMMWSANNGGEGYGFQTYGKTPLMLSMLGGIVGDEAVIEGIRKYTDVWKYKHPSPWDFMFFMNHELDQNLEWFWYYWLFTTEAVDGSIENVETVDGKTTVTVRQDGQMPAPVVLRVEFEDEGTDIKSLPNSKIIDENTVEVTWPVTVWFDGNKTFEAQMDFGGRKIKNITLDPHGRFPDYEVKDNVWPRK